The following proteins are encoded in a genomic region of Chitinophagales bacterium:
- a CDS encoding class I SAM-dependent methyltransferase, which translates to MHYSEYVNLFKYDEGISCHPYIDACNSSIIFRLLENIGIDYKPKKVLDAGAGSGQVSRLLQGIPNLEIDACDIDPEAKKFFKDNPETANIPYYDWDIINDTFDKHYDAIIIRGVYHHIPKSQRSKLLANLCRQAKVVINADEGILEYKNEEERLEHCKICPSLK; encoded by the coding sequence ATGCATTATTCAGAATATGTAAACCTATTTAAATACGATGAAGGCATTTCTTGTCATCCGTATATTGATGCTTGTAATTCTTCAATTATTTTTAGGCTATTAGAAAACATTGGAATTGATTATAAACCAAAAAAAGTATTAGATGCAGGAGCGGGTTCTGGGCAAGTTAGCCGACTTTTACAAGGAATTCCAAATTTAGAAATTGATGCTTGCGATATTGACCCAGAAGCAAAGAAATTTTTTAAAGACAATCCCGAAACGGCTAATATTCCATATTATGATTGGGATATAATTAATGACACTTTCGACAAACATTATGACGCCATAATTATTCGTGGAGTTTACCACCACATACCCAAATCGCAACGAAGTAAATTATTAGCCAATTTGTGCCGACAAGCCAAAGTTGTAATAAATGCTGACGAAGGCATATTGGAATATAAAAATGAAGAAGAAAGATTAGAGCATTGCAAAATATGTCCGTCCCTGAAATAG
- a CDS encoding G-D-S-L family lipolytic protein, which translates to MRKALTISIIINILFVGFGGYVIHKKGGIVYLERKFKTAQTTQTTQTTQTGFGVYYEAKKQFFESMPNDTNEIIFLGNSITEGCDWVELFRNSKIKNRGISGDIIEGVINRINEVVESHPQKIFLLIGTNDLARNKSINQILSDYERLIILIKDKTPKTELYIQSILPTHNQETRKNGDILEINKGLMKLSAKYNSVFINLFESFRNEKNELDLTYSYDGLHLNGNGYLLWKKVIENYVKN; encoded by the coding sequence ATGAGAAAAGCACTTACAATTTCGATTATTATCAACATTTTATTTGTTGGATTTGGTGGATACGTAATTCACAAAAAAGGTGGTATTGTTTATTTAGAAAGAAAGTTTAAAACAGCCCAGACAACTCAGACAACCCAGACAACCCAGACAGGTTTTGGTGTTTATTATGAGGCAAAAAAGCAATTCTTTGAATCTATGCCTAATGACACGAACGAAATAATATTTTTAGGGAATAGCATTACTGAAGGTTGTGACTGGGTTGAACTTTTCAGAAATTCTAAAATTAAAAATCGTGGTATTAGCGGTGACATTATTGAAGGTGTAATTAACCGCATAAATGAAGTAGTTGAATCACATCCACAAAAAATCTTTTTATTAATTGGTACAAATGACCTTGCGAGAAATAAATCAATAAATCAGATTTTATCTGACTATGAGAGATTAATAATTCTAATAAAAGACAAAACACCTAAGACCGAGTTATACATTCAGAGCATTTTGCCGACACATAATCAAGAAACTCGGAAAAATGGTGACATCTTGGAAATCAATAAAGGATTAATGAAATTATCAGCAAAGTATAACTCGGTTTTTATTAACCTTTTTGAATCATTTAGAAATGAGAAAAATGAATTAGACTTAACTTATTCATATGACGGACTCCATTTGAACGGAAATGGTTACCTTTTATGGAAAAAAGTGATTGAAAACTATGTAAAAAATTAA
- a CDS encoding transposase → MKANLKKIRKHRKFSDSFKLSLVKEFETGRYSVVELERLHDISDSLIYSWIYKYSKYNEKGYRMVEHTESSTKKVKELQDKIKLLEAIVGQKQIKIDFLEKMIDIAKEELDIDIKKNYSTPQSNTSNQTKTK, encoded by the coding sequence ATGAAAGCAAATTTAAAAAAGATTAGAAAACATCGTAAATTTAGTGACTCATTTAAGCTAAGTCTAGTAAAAGAGTTTGAAACTGGTAGGTATAGTGTAGTTGAACTTGAGCGACTGCATGACATATCAGATTCTCTAATTTACAGCTGGATTTATAAGTATTCAAAGTACAATGAAAAAGGATATCGTATGGTGGAACACACAGAAAGCAGCACAAAAAAAGTAAAAGAATTACAAGACAAAATTAAATTGTTAGAAGCCATAGTTGGTCAAAAACAGATTAAGATAGACTTCTTGGAAAAGATGATAGACATTGCTAAAGAAGAACTAGATATTGATATTAAAAAAAACTACTCCACTCCACAATCCAACACTTCAAATCAAACAAAAACAAAATGA
- a CDS encoding HNH endonuclease, protein MRYKVFKKDNFKCVACGKNANDGAKLHVDHKIPFSLGGLTELNNLQTLCSECNLSKSNKHID, encoded by the coding sequence ATGCGATACAAAGTATTCAAAAAAGATAATTTTAAATGTGTAGCTTGTGGAAAAAACGCAAATGATGGAGCTAAACTTCACGTTGACCATAAAATTCCATTTTCACTTGGAGGTTTAACCGAATTAAATAATTTACAAACATTATGTAGTGAGTGTAACTTAAGCAAAAGTAACAAACATATCGATTAA
- a CDS encoding RES family NAD+ phosphorylase: MKVFRLSKKKYANELNGKGAAKFGNRWNSKGIEIIYTSESRALAMAEVAVHLTLATLPKDFVMIEIEIPNDILIKTLPIKKMPTDWNNHPPNISTQKIGDKFIDDLAFCILKVPSAVVQGDYNYLINPHHKQFKKIKLTKVIPFSFDTRMFNG, translated from the coding sequence ATGAAAGTATTTAGATTATCAAAGAAAAAATACGCAAATGAGTTAAACGGAAAAGGTGCTGCTAAATTTGGTAACAGATGGAACTCAAAAGGAATCGAAATTATTTACACTTCAGAGAGTAGAGCATTGGCAATGGCAGAAGTTGCTGTACATTTAACACTTGCAACACTACCAAAAGATTTCGTTATGATTGAAATTGAAATTCCAAATGATATATTGATAAAAACATTACCAATAAAAAAGATGCCTACAGATTGGAACAATCATCCACCAAATATTAGTACTCAAAAAATAGGTGATAAATTTATAGATGATTTAGCATTTTGTATTTTGAAAGTACCTTCAGCAGTTGTACAAGGAGATTACAATTATCTAATCAATCCACATCATAAGCAATTTAAGAAAATAAAGCTTACTAAAGTTATTCCTTTTTCATTTGATACAAGAATGTTTAATGGATAA
- a CDS encoding GNAT family N-acetyltransferase, with protein sequence MTNKEKYIEYLNNSSIYNNTPIFLLPDFLNIVAEDWEVVLVEENSQLKAVLPYAIKGNLLTKRIYLPLLSFYQSFLLYDVNEETAIINQLFAQLPKTVKSYFKLLPQYHLVDLNALAYKQENYCTYIINKNIELYSIRKNHQRNIKKAINNNLVIEAAQNVNTAFDVIKQTFSRQNTTLDVDAEQFNQLVSWTRTTQRGEIWNCKDQNHQIHASVLLLKDATTTYYILGGYNDEFKNSGAKTFLLWTLIQQSIVKGKIFNFCGSTKKSIANYFEGFNATPTPISIWKKQLL encoded by the coding sequence TTGACTAATAAAGAAAAATATATTGAGTACTTAAATAATAGTAGTATTTATAATAATACACCTATTTTTTTATTGCCAGATTTTTTAAACATCGTAGCAGAAGATTGGGAAGTTGTATTAGTAGAAGAAAACAGTCAATTAAAAGCAGTCTTACCTTATGCTATTAAAGGAAACCTATTAACCAAAAGAATATATTTGCCATTACTCAGTTTCTATCAATCATTTTTATTGTACGATGTTAATGAAGAAACAGCAATCATCAATCAGTTATTTGCACAATTGCCTAAAACAGTAAAAAGCTATTTTAAACTATTACCACAATATCATTTAGTCGACTTAAATGCACTAGCGTATAAACAAGAAAATTATTGTACTTATATTATTAATAAAAATATTGAATTATATAGTATAAGAAAAAACCATCAACGAAATATAAAAAAAGCAATTAATAATAACTTAGTAATAGAAGCAGCACAAAATGTCAATACTGCTTTCGATGTAATCAAGCAAACTTTTAGCAGACAGAACACTACATTAGATGTTGATGCAGAACAATTTAATCAACTAGTTAGTTGGACAAGAACAACACAACGAGGAGAAATTTGGAACTGTAAAGATCAAAATCATCAAATACATGCTTCCGTTTTATTGTTAAAAGATGCTACTACAACTTATTACATATTAGGTGGTTATAACGATGAATTTAAAAACAGTGGTGCTAAAACTTTTTTATTGTGGACACTCATACAACAAAGCATAGTAAAAGGAAAAATATTTAATTTTTGTGGAAGCACTAAAAAAAGCATCGCCAATTATTTCGAAGGATTTAATGCTACACCAACACCAATCTCCATTTGGAAAAAACAATTGTTATAG
- a CDS encoding GNAT family N-acetyltransferase: MGNLRKEIDNGKFKYIIRESRPEDFEQIFEIWIKHQIFDHKLIPKSKDFFYKAFINQDDNFKYFVAINNTEYIGFQSLTSFREKNFFKSYYAESSTYVKSSFMNSSAGQDLVKYAMEHARDSDIKYIYGWINNDAQKLIHLATKLNWNVIGDIPSSNKGNGETEKKLLVYKVPKTIK, translated from the coding sequence ATGGGCAATTTACGCAAGGAAATAGATAACGGTAAGTTTAAGTATATCATTAGAGAATCAAGACCTGAAGATTTTGAGCAAATTTTTGAGATTTGGATTAAACATCAAATATTTGACCATAAACTAATCCCAAAAAGCAAAGATTTTTTCTATAAGGCATTTATCAATCAAGATGATAATTTTAAATATTTTGTAGCAATTAACAATACAGAATATATCGGATTTCAATCTTTAACTTCATTCCGAGAGAAGAATTTTTTCAAAAGCTATTACGCTGAAAGTTCCACTTATGTTAAATCCTCATTTATGAACAGTTCTGCTGGACAAGACTTAGTCAAATATGCAATGGAACACGCCAGAGATTCTGATATAAAATACATATATGGCTGGATAAATAATGACGCTCAAAAATTAATACACCTTGCCACTAAATTAAACTGGAATGTCATAGGTGATATCCCGAGTTCAAATAAAGGTAATGGGGAAACAGAAAAAAAATTACTTGTTTATAAAGTTCCTAAAACTATAAAATGA
- a CDS encoding type II toxin-antitoxin system RelE/ParE family toxin has translation MYKLEIEEQAREDLKDAMFWYEEQLENLGVQLLQEVRKSIQFIVENPKHFRKIAKEYRQTKINIFPYVIVYELINNKIVIFRIFHTSRNPKHKFVKK, from the coding sequence ATGTATAAATTAGAAATAGAAGAACAGGCAAGAGAAGACCTAAAAGATGCCATGTTTTGGTATGAAGAACAATTAGAAAACTTAGGTGTACAATTATTACAAGAAGTAAGAAAATCTATTCAGTTTATTGTAGAAAATCCAAAACATTTTAGAAAGATTGCAAAAGAATACAGACAAACAAAAATAAATATTTTCCCTTATGTAATAGTTTATGAGCTTATTAACAACAAAATAGTAATTTTTAGAATCTTTCATACTAGCAGAAATCCAAAACATAAATTTGTAAAAAAATAA
- a CDS encoding DUF2384 domain-containing protein, giving the protein MIAEREKINKNLTAINKSIGVYIQKINKSDELVNKIKDITYSEFLDNKMLIIKAIRNGLPYKLFSQIMEITPFSEDDWATYLNISKKTLQRHKNETNFLFKPIHTEKIIELAEVTNFGKTVFDSIEQFYLWLNTPSFALGNLKPAELLKDSYGKELVMAELNRIEYGIFA; this is encoded by the coding sequence ATGATTGCAGAACGAGAAAAAATCAATAAAAATTTAACAGCTATAAATAAATCAATAGGTGTATATATTCAAAAAATTAATAAGTCTGATGAGCTTGTAAACAAAATAAAAGATATTACATATTCAGAATTTTTAGATAACAAAATGCTTATCATCAAAGCAATAAGAAATGGTCTGCCTTATAAATTATTTAGTCAAATAATGGAAATTACGCCTTTTTCTGAAGATGATTGGGCAACATATCTAAACATATCCAAAAAAACATTACAAAGACACAAAAACGAAACTAATTTCTTATTTAAACCAATACATACAGAAAAAATAATAGAATTAGCAGAAGTTACCAATTTTGGCAAAACTGTATTTGATTCAATAGAGCAGTTTTATTTGTGGTTAAATACACCATCTTTCGCTTTAGGAAATTTAAAACCTGCTGAATTATTAAAAGATTCTTATGGAAAAGAGTTAGTAATGGCAGAATTAAATAGAATTGAATACGGAATCTTTGCCTAA
- a CDS encoding ATP-binding cassette domain-containing protein — protein MTVKNANKQFLLPNGDVDFNLEISEIKFPYGKVTFILGKMGSGKSLFLKLLNNEEKNTIGKIQLLDNENKFIKNKNVISIVRQKVEDNLCNELTVEENLILRLKPKSFNEKVFPKRYFKKEITEILNEHSEILKKLKQPCENLSGGQKQTLSFISNTINKSLVLCLDEFLSSTDYETSMLLRQKAKKYAKENNSAVIIVSHDFKVALEDADLIYIFENGKIKTQIEKTSENWTENFIINQMEK, from the coding sequence TTGACAGTTAAAAATGCAAACAAACAATTTTTACTCCCAAATGGCGATGTAGATTTCAACTTGGAGATTTCTGAAATAAAATTCCCTTATGGTAAAGTAACTTTTATTTTGGGGAAAATGGGAAGTGGCAAGAGTTTGTTTTTAAAGTTGTTAAATAACGAGGAAAAAAATACAATTGGCAAAATACAATTATTAGATAATGAAAATAAATTCATTAAAAATAAAAATGTAATATCCATAGTACGACAGAAAGTTGAAGATAACCTTTGTAATGAGCTAACGGTAGAAGAAAACCTAATTCTACGCCTAAAACCAAAGTCGTTTAATGAAAAAGTATTTCCTAAGAGATATTTCAAAAAAGAAATAACGGAAATTTTAAATGAACATTCTGAGATTTTAAAAAAGTTGAAACAACCTTGCGAAAATCTGTCTGGTGGACAAAAACAAACATTATCTTTCATCTCAAATACGATTAATAAATCGTTGGTTTTATGTTTAGACGAGTTTTTATCTTCAACAGACTACGAAACCTCTATGTTACTTAGACAAAAAGCAAAAAAATATGCTAAAGAAAATAACTCTGCTGTAATTATAGTAAGCCACGACTTTAAAGTGGCGTTGGAAGATGCTGACTTAATTTACATATTTGAAAATGGAAAAATAAAAACACAGATAGAAAAAACCTCTGAAAATTGGACAGAAAATTTCATAATAAACCAAATGGAAAAATAA
- a CDS encoding IS3 family transposase, whose translation MSYSLNQLYKVVGISKQAVNQYAKRQAVFDEQVMLLLKEAETLRQEHPGCGVEKMYYTLKPNFIGRDKFVDLFMDLGFRIKRKKNYHRTTTASKLYYPNLIQGMLLHSPSQVWQSDITYIKVNNEFYYAVFIIDVYTKKIVGYHVSDSLRAEANVQALKMALKQNQAPQVHHSDKGSQYIYKDYIKLLKSQNTLISMGETALDNAYAERINQTIKNEYLAYWQPKNYQTLKTMTNRAVKHYNNKRLHNAVGRKTPIAFEKEVVALPKQQRPKAIIYAEGLKNEGGFEPHFVFSNKDLQAPICPMDLNKMNNIFLTKTVNSI comes from the coding sequence ATGAGTTATTCTTTAAATCAGTTATACAAAGTGGTAGGCATTAGCAAACAAGCTGTAAATCAGTATGCTAAAAGGCAAGCCGTGTTTGATGAACAAGTAATGTTATTACTTAAAGAAGCAGAAACGCTTCGACAAGAACATCCAGGTTGTGGAGTTGAAAAGATGTATTACACACTAAAGCCAAATTTTATTGGCAGAGACAAATTTGTAGATTTATTTATGGATTTAGGTTTTAGGATCAAACGAAAGAAAAACTATCATAGAACAACTACTGCTTCTAAATTGTATTATCCTAACTTAATTCAAGGCATGTTGTTACACAGTCCGAGCCAAGTATGGCAAAGCGACATTACTTATATTAAAGTAAACAACGAGTTTTATTATGCTGTATTTATTATAGATGTTTATACCAAGAAAATAGTAGGATATCATGTATCAGATAGTTTAAGAGCCGAAGCTAATGTACAAGCACTAAAAATGGCATTAAAACAAAACCAAGCACCACAGGTACATCATTCAGATAAAGGTAGTCAATACATTTATAAGGATTATATTAAACTGCTAAAATCTCAAAATACTTTAATCAGTATGGGAGAAACAGCATTAGATAATGCCTATGCAGAACGCATTAATCAAACCATAAAAAACGAATATTTAGCTTATTGGCAACCTAAAAATTATCAAACATTAAAAACAATGACAAACAGAGCAGTAAAACATTACAACAACAAAAGACTACACAATGCAGTAGGCAGAAAAACACCCATAGCTTTTGAAAAAGAAGTAGTAGCTTTACCAAAGCAACAAAGACCAAAAGCGATTATTTATGCCGAAGGTTTAAAAAACGAAGGTGGCTTTGAGCCACACTTCGTTTTTAGCAACAAAGACCTGCAAGCTCCTATTTGTCCGATGGATTTAAACAAAATGAACAATATTTTTTTAACCAAAACGGTCAACTCTATTTAG
- a CDS encoding IS1182 family transposase has protein sequence MQGRKQFQAKLFVSASLQSLVPENNYYRQLNSALDLHWLYQATAPYYGTEGNPSIDPVVFFKIMIVGYLNNINSDRQLLSFCADSLAIRLFIGYDLDEQLPCHSTLSRTRALYGSEIFISMFQQILQLCISKQMVAGKRQCIDSAFVKANASMDSLVEKEVLEDVSNYANAFNENSEFKVSQSVKQQVEQHHRWKTEAYKKMPGHVVNPKRLDEQGKPIRPKFVSNHTHYSTTDNQARISTKPGKPRQLNYLAQVSVDDKNHVIIGALADYANKKDSDCLEQIVNQTQTNLHQNHITIAEVIADAGYSSGKALKYLEQQNITAYIPNFGQYKSERAGFKYNEKDNQYECTQGNQAILRYKGIKTDSKGYEKKQYRSSESDCKDCPLRANCCGKVTKFKKIEDSIDKPYYDRMHERLTKNASYAKRMVSKRSSTVEPVLGTLINFRNMKRVNTRGIALANKHVLLAAMTYNLQKYLKFITQTRKTAIKAMEISQKTLKNTIKSLIFNICVAVSY, from the coding sequence ATGCAAGGTCGTAAACAATTTCAAGCTAAACTATTTGTAAGTGCATCACTTCAAAGCTTAGTGCCAGAAAACAACTACTATCGCCAGCTCAATAGTGCATTAGATTTACATTGGCTCTACCAAGCAACGGCACCATACTATGGCACAGAAGGTAATCCAAGTATAGATCCAGTAGTATTTTTTAAAATCATGATAGTAGGTTATCTCAATAATATTAACTCCGATAGACAGTTACTAAGTTTTTGTGCTGACAGTTTAGCTATCCGTTTGTTTATAGGTTACGATTTAGATGAACAATTGCCATGTCATTCAACACTATCAAGAACTAGAGCATTGTATGGTAGCGAGATATTTATAAGTATGTTTCAACAAATATTACAGTTGTGTATCTCAAAACAAATGGTAGCAGGTAAACGCCAATGTATAGATAGTGCTTTTGTAAAAGCCAATGCAAGTATGGATAGCTTGGTAGAAAAAGAAGTGTTAGAAGATGTATCAAACTATGCTAACGCGTTTAATGAAAACAGCGAGTTTAAGGTAAGTCAAAGCGTAAAACAACAAGTAGAGCAACATCACAGATGGAAAACAGAAGCGTATAAAAAGATGCCAGGGCATGTGGTTAATCCAAAAAGATTAGATGAACAAGGCAAACCCATACGCCCAAAATTTGTGAGCAATCATACACATTATAGTACTACCGATAACCAAGCAAGAATATCAACCAAACCCGGCAAACCACGACAATTAAACTACTTAGCACAAGTAAGTGTAGACGACAAAAACCATGTAATAATAGGAGCATTAGCAGATTATGCCAACAAAAAAGATAGTGATTGCTTAGAGCAAATAGTTAATCAAACACAAACAAATTTACATCAAAACCATATTACGATAGCAGAAGTAATAGCCGATGCTGGATATAGCAGTGGTAAAGCATTGAAGTATTTAGAACAACAAAACATAACAGCATATATTCCCAACTTTGGACAATACAAATCAGAAAGAGCTGGCTTTAAATATAATGAAAAAGATAACCAGTATGAATGTACACAAGGTAACCAAGCGATATTAAGATACAAAGGCATTAAGACAGACAGCAAAGGATATGAAAAAAAACAATATAGAAGTAGCGAGAGCGATTGTAAAGATTGTCCATTAAGAGCAAACTGTTGTGGCAAAGTAACCAAGTTTAAAAAGATAGAAGACAGCATAGACAAACCTTACTACGACAGAATGCACGAACGACTTACCAAAAATGCAAGCTATGCCAAACGCATGGTAAGCAAGCGAAGCAGCACAGTAGAACCAGTATTAGGTACGCTGATAAACTTTAGAAACATGAAGCGAGTCAATACACGAGGCATAGCATTAGCCAACAAACATGTACTACTAGCCGCCATGACTTACAACTTACAGAAGTACTTAAAGTTTATTACCCAAACCAGAAAAACAGCCATAAAAGCAATGGAAATAAGTCAAAAAACACTAAAAAACACCATAAAAAGCTTAATCTTTAACATTTGTGTAGCAGTAAGCTACTAA
- a CDS encoding ABC transporter substrate-binding protein translates to MKKNHKWLVLTLILIGIAILSLYILDKKKTEHSKTISIVSIVKIDPITQLEDGFKKQILESEFAQKDSIKITYDNAQGDASLQNQIVDKIIRQKPDLVYVLGTPLAQALQKRDSSLVIVQGTVTDPIAAGLANSWENPGKNYAATTDLPPIALQINLIRDLIPNVQSLGVIYNTGEVNSVAVIKRIREYIVQNNLNIKLEERPISNTSELATITQSLKNKVQAIYIPPDNTVHAGLKVVCKIANNNKTPVFATVESSIEDGALVALSLDFFKLGQQSADIALLILEKKKKAGEIPIVPNENPNIYINGSILKMLNLDLNTITKYKNVEVK, encoded by the coding sequence ATGAAAAAGAATCATAAATGGTTAGTTTTAACACTAATTTTAATTGGAATTGCAATATTATCTCTATATATTTTAGATAAAAAGAAAACGGAACATTCTAAAACAATTTCAATCGTTTCAATCGTCAAAATTGACCCAATAACTCAATTAGAAGATGGTTTTAAAAAACAAATTTTAGAAAGTGAATTTGCACAAAAAGACAGTATAAAAATTACTTACGATAATGCTCAAGGCGATGCAAGTTTGCAAAACCAAATTGTTGATAAAATTATCCGCCAAAAACCTGATTTGGTATATGTTCTTGGTACACCTTTGGCACAAGCACTACAAAAAAGAGATAGTTCGCTTGTTATTGTACAAGGAACAGTAACCGACCCAATTGCGGCAGGCTTGGCTAATTCTTGGGAAAATCCCGGAAAAAATTATGCAGCAACAACCGATTTACCTCCTATTGCCTTACAAATAAACCTTATTAGAGATTTAATTCCAAATGTTCAATCATTAGGGGTTATTTATAATACTGGTGAAGTTAATTCGGTAGCGGTTATAAAACGAATAAGAGAATATATTGTCCAAAATAATCTCAATATTAAACTTGAAGAAAGACCAATATCAAACACCTCGGAGTTGGCAACTATTACCCAATCATTAAAAAACAAAGTACAAGCAATTTATATTCCACCAGATAATACCGTTCACGCTGGGTTAAAAGTGGTTTGCAAAATAGCGAATAACAACAAGACTCCCGTATTTGCAACAGTTGAAAGTTCTATTGAAGATGGAGCTTTAGTTGCTTTGTCATTAGATTTCTTTAAATTAGGTCAACAATCTGCGGACATTGCATTATTGATTTTAGAGAAAAAGAAAAAGGCGGGAGAAATTCCAATCGTACCAAATGAAAACCCTAATATTTATATAAATGGTAGTATTTTAAAAATGCTAAATTTGGATTTAAATACAATAACCAAATATAAAAATGTTGAAGTGAAATAA
- a CDS encoding PIN domain-containing protein: MLKKVFIDTSVFGGYFDKEFSEDTIPFFNEIKKLNTEIIVSEPLELEIYRAPSFIVDFYESLKNIIKVELSTEAENLALKYIEEKVVGKTSLADCQHIAIATIYNVDVLASWNFKHIVNLQRIRGYNSINLREGYNTLEIRTPKEIFDYGNDNS, from the coding sequence ATGTTAAAAAAAGTTTTCATTGACACTTCTGTTTTTGGAGGTTACTTTGATAAAGAGTTTTCGGAAGACACAATACCTTTCTTTAATGAAATAAAGAAACTTAATACTGAAATTATTGTTTCTGAACCTCTTGAACTTGAAATATACCGTGCACCTAGTTTTATTGTAGATTTTTATGAGTCATTAAAAAATATTATTAAAGTTGAATTGTCTACAGAAGCAGAAAATTTAGCATTGAAATATATTGAGGAGAAAGTTGTCGGTAAAACGAGTTTAGCAGACTGTCAACATATTGCAATAGCTACTATTTACAATGTTGATGTATTAGCAAGTTGGAACTTTAAACACATTGTGAATCTTCAAAGAATTAGAGGATATAACTCTATAAACTTAAGAGAAGGGTACAACACTTTAGAAATCAGAACACCAAAAGAAATATTTGATTATGGAAACGATAATAGTTAA
- a CDS encoding YncE family protein: protein MLRNPALRLYFTVACNVAKKTHKDYMKNLKLIILIICCAITNWTFGQNETYILALSKAEKQLIVYDYKTLDSITNIYVGDDPHEIVTDSLDNFAYISKPLMKNNGHEIAVVNLKTLEAEKTIDTKPFFIPHGLVYQNGKLWITAQGSKVVGLYDIENDVFEQVFGTGQDFTHLINVSANGKTFYTTNVESGTVSIYEEKEIPPYMPPTGVLPPNAKPRTEWRQTLIDVGLGAEGFDISSEKNELWTARPDGYVVVVDLENKEVKAKINTKVQGLHRLKITPDGKTVCIVSVKTGDLLYYDIETQKLEKKVKIGRGAGIFMDKESNRMFISCTPDNYISVIDLNTRKEMKQIEIGRPDGVLSVTVK from the coding sequence GTGCTTCGTAATCCCGCACTACGCTTATACTTTACCGTTGCCTGTAATGTTGCCAAAAAAACGCATAAAGACTATATGAAAAATTTGAAACTAATAATTCTTATTATTTGCTGTGCAATCACAAATTGGACATTCGGACAAAATGAAACTTACATTTTAGCATTATCCAAAGCCGAAAAACAACTAATAGTTTACGATTATAAAACACTCGATTCCATAACAAATATTTATGTTGGCGATGACCCACACGAAATCGTAACTGATTCTTTGGACAACTTCGCTTATATATCTAAACCTTTAATGAAAAACAACGGACACGAAATTGCAGTTGTTAACCTCAAAACTTTGGAAGCTGAAAAAACAATAGATACAAAACCTTTTTTTATTCCACACGGTTTAGTTTACCAAAACGGAAAACTATGGATTACAGCTCAAGGCTCAAAAGTGGTAGGACTTTATGACATTGAAAATGATGTTTTTGAGCAAGTTTTTGGAACAGGACAAGATTTCACACATCTGATTAATGTTTCTGCAAACGGCAAAACATTTTACACAACCAATGTAGAATCGGGAACTGTAAGCATTTACGAAGAAAAAGAAATCCCACCCTATATGCCGCCAACAGGAGTTTTACCTCCCAACGCAAAGCCAAGAACAGAATGGCGACAAACTTTAATTGATGTTGGTTTGGGTGCAGAAGGTTTTGATATTTCCTCGGAAAAAAATGAACTATGGACAGCAAGACCTGACGGATATGTGGTTGTGGTCGATTTAGAAAACAAAGAAGTAAAAGCAAAAATTAATACAAAAGTTCAAGGTTTGCACCGACTGAAAATAACTCCAGATGGAAAAACTGTGTGCATTGTAAGTGTAAAAACGGGCGATTTATTGTATTATGATATAGAAACACAAAAATTAGAAAAGAAAGTGAAAATAGGACGAGGAGCAGGAATTTTCATGGATAAAGAAAGTAATCGAATGTTCATTTCGTGTACTCCTGACAACTACATTTCGGTAATTGATTTGAATACAAGAAAGGAAATGAAGCAAATTGAAATAGGAAGACCTGACGGAGTTTTGTCAGTAACAGTAAAATGA